A window of the Thalassoglobus sp. JC818 genome harbors these coding sequences:
- a CDS encoding response regulator, with amino-acid sequence MSATSADHHSDGARVGNMKEMLTELPVVNGNFCALELLYEIEGSSALIGIDTRTNARVFMRSLNPRDVSKTVLLQIEQEASIYAGVSHPNLIPILFCGYEHGRYWVILEFETSPTLQELLEQETYHGEMSLRIVKEVLRAIEVLHESSLLHRSIRADQIFLREIGKTPRVLLNGIGAPDPVKLLSPSGLSNSEKLALAECLSPEQSGVINEPLTELSNIYSAGCLLFQCLTGRPPFQGKNLNDLLLRQATHSVPKVRELGIVVPRAIDEILERTLCREPHGRYQSVSALIADIDDVLAAIEQGDANPDVVIGARDRRKTLVSPAFVARRNEIEILDNAIEHCRSGDGKLVFIEGESGYGKSRLISEFSSRASQNGLTIFSGRATSDGSAHSFPFFDSIAGQIEHLGERRPEFLKELKEHLQDRSSIIGTAVPKMKSLLEVESASSFDPVAIEESQTISALAALISSLGSKERPAVVILDDCQWATDLVVGLIRYWKLVDPAQSPLGRYVQLVISFRTEEVAETHAMRLLNPDVHLKLGPLSRHDTQRLVESMAGPLPNSAVETLVRFSDGVPFMAAAVLHGLVETNSLIPGDEGWQVDEEALAKVQSSTHAGEFLSQRLNLLDEKTRQLLSVGAVLGSHFELSMAMEIAGLTPRQAYEAIHDARKRHLMWCQFSSGECSFVHDRVRETLLDNLPREEKKRHHKRAAAHLQTVAPDRTAELAYHFDAAGDHRSALRFARESAKSARKSHALELAEQQFLIAQRGARYESADVRFEITKELGEVLMLRGKYDSAEKILKIAARLASGAEAEAEVREKRGELRRKRGDMEGAILEFESALRLLGRKIPNSKLSLFLMLAFEIVIQILHTMLPASLYRGRRPPNPREALVLRLYSGLSHTYWYCRSLTLAMWTHLRGMNLGERYQPSLELAQAYSDHAPAMMLTGYYPRSIRYVERSFQIRTSLGDLWGQGQSLHYHGVVHYAASRYRECIEKCQKAIQILERTGDFWQVHIARYQIAASQLRLGEYEAALATSRLNYHSGITLGDEQASGIILDVWARVASHLIPEHTLQEEINRPRSDVQGRTQVLIAHAVKLLNDQQPQQAEELLRSAVQIVETAGVRNPYTVPVYAWLGTACRINAEMETSLSPFQRRKYLKEAHRWVRKGLRQRWRFRNDLPHLYRELGLLATMQGRARVAKRAFQKSLNVAQAQQARTEYATTLAVWSRIAREWGFSIEDFVPDQSPQSYSALQPNSFHRGTIRQRASTTLSLVDRFETLLQSGRVIISALSKEAIIREARTASCRLLRTESARLVLFDENQQISSEEEDITADCRKLIEIAVRKKEVVCRQPDFEHRVAETDFSALCVPIQVRGFTVACLYATHRGSEVFFGADEERIAEFIATLVGAAFENAEGFEQLEQLNATLEHRVAERTQTVQERARQLAKSNLELERVATKLRLAQGELVASKMAAEEANKAKSRFLAAMSHEIRTPMNGIIGMSELALSTDLDSRQRTYLGTVHKSANSLLAILNDILDFSKIESGKMDVESIPFDLHESIADAVRLFAGAATRKGLDISCLALEGVPVRVMGDANRLNQILVNLIGNALKFTTSGEVRVTAERAEDAAGTARVRFCVADTGIGIPEETRDRIFCAFDQGQASVTRRFGGTGLGLAISSQLISLMGGKIWVESEEGSGSQFYFEIPFEMTGAEGSRFVDGDEHLSVFYFNRDREFVGEVAAIFEAHDLSVSVCSDAEEARLLLAGPESAFDRIIFDLMLNSDHEFELLEDGIRSSVLDSDRLLVLLPAGAVDAANRLEELGVTQVIEKPVTETVLVNMLRQSFIKSDSEHEEFCESPNTPPQETVLRILVTDDSDVNRDVAEGLLELFGHEVVTAASGHEALEQMGNGDFDLVLMDVEMPDMDGLTATRLQRELESNSGKRIPILAMTAHVIESVKSQCLEAGMDGFISKPLQPDEIRQVLATFLEAGHAGGSRAFKL; translated from the coding sequence ATGTCAGCCACGTCTGCCGATCATCATTCAGACGGTGCCCGCGTCGGGAACATGAAGGAGATGCTCACAGAGTTGCCTGTGGTCAACGGCAATTTCTGTGCATTGGAACTGCTCTACGAAATCGAAGGGAGTTCGGCACTCATCGGAATCGACACGCGCACGAACGCGCGCGTGTTCATGAGGTCGCTCAATCCACGTGATGTCTCCAAGACTGTGTTGCTTCAGATCGAACAGGAAGCCTCGATCTATGCTGGCGTGTCGCATCCGAATCTCATCCCAATTTTATTTTGTGGATATGAGCACGGACGCTACTGGGTGATCCTTGAATTCGAGACTTCCCCCACGCTTCAGGAGTTACTCGAACAGGAAACTTATCACGGGGAGATGTCTCTCCGTATCGTCAAAGAAGTGCTACGGGCCATTGAAGTCCTGCACGAGTCGAGTTTGCTGCATCGATCGATTCGGGCGGATCAGATTTTTCTCAGAGAGATTGGCAAGACACCACGGGTACTTCTGAACGGAATTGGAGCGCCCGATCCGGTCAAATTGCTGAGTCCCAGTGGCCTTTCCAACAGCGAGAAGCTGGCACTCGCTGAGTGTTTGTCACCCGAGCAGAGTGGGGTGATCAATGAACCACTCACCGAACTTTCAAACATCTATTCCGCTGGATGTTTGCTCTTTCAGTGCCTGACTGGTCGGCCACCGTTTCAGGGGAAGAACCTAAACGATCTGTTGCTTCGGCAGGCAACGCACTCTGTTCCGAAAGTTCGTGAGCTGGGAATCGTTGTTCCGCGGGCTATCGATGAGATTCTGGAGCGAACACTTTGCCGCGAACCGCACGGACGATACCAGTCAGTCAGTGCGTTGATCGCTGACATTGACGACGTGCTGGCTGCCATCGAACAGGGTGACGCCAACCCTGATGTCGTCATCGGAGCAAGAGATCGTCGAAAAACACTCGTTTCCCCAGCATTTGTTGCCAGACGAAACGAGATTGAAATACTCGACAATGCGATTGAGCATTGTCGGTCCGGCGATGGCAAGCTCGTTTTCATCGAAGGCGAATCGGGATACGGGAAGTCGCGTCTGATCTCGGAGTTCTCGTCTCGAGCTTCACAAAACGGGCTGACCATTTTCTCAGGACGCGCAACTTCGGATGGAAGTGCTCACTCGTTTCCCTTCTTCGATTCGATCGCTGGCCAGATTGAACATCTCGGAGAACGGAGACCGGAATTTCTGAAGGAACTAAAAGAGCATCTGCAGGATCGCAGTTCGATCATCGGGACAGCTGTTCCGAAAATGAAGTCGCTCCTCGAAGTGGAGAGTGCAAGTTCCTTTGACCCGGTCGCAATTGAAGAGTCTCAGACAATCAGCGCACTGGCGGCTTTGATCAGCTCTCTCGGCTCAAAAGAACGTCCAGCAGTGGTCATTCTGGATGACTGCCAGTGGGCCACCGATCTCGTCGTGGGTTTGATTCGGTATTGGAAACTCGTCGACCCCGCTCAGTCGCCGCTCGGCCGATATGTTCAACTCGTCATCTCATTCCGAACGGAAGAGGTGGCGGAAACTCACGCGATGCGTTTGTTGAATCCTGACGTTCATCTCAAGCTGGGGCCGCTGAGTCGTCACGACACTCAACGTCTCGTGGAATCGATGGCGGGACCGTTGCCCAATTCAGCAGTCGAGACGCTGGTCCGGTTTTCGGATGGCGTTCCGTTCATGGCTGCCGCAGTGTTGCACGGCCTGGTCGAAACCAATTCGCTGATTCCAGGTGATGAAGGTTGGCAGGTTGACGAAGAAGCTCTCGCCAAGGTTCAATCGTCTACACATGCCGGCGAGTTTTTGTCGCAGAGACTTAATCTGCTGGATGAGAAGACTCGACAGCTCTTGTCAGTCGGAGCTGTGCTCGGAAGCCACTTCGAATTGTCGATGGCTATGGAGATCGCAGGGCTGACTCCCAGGCAAGCGTACGAAGCGATTCACGATGCGCGAAAACGGCACTTGATGTGGTGTCAGTTCAGTAGTGGCGAATGCTCGTTTGTGCATGATCGTGTTCGAGAGACGCTGCTAGACAATCTTCCGCGCGAGGAGAAGAAACGTCATCACAAACGGGCAGCCGCACATTTGCAGACGGTCGCCCCCGATCGGACCGCCGAACTCGCATATCACTTCGACGCAGCTGGAGACCACAGATCAGCACTTCGCTTTGCGAGAGAATCTGCGAAGTCCGCGAGAAAGTCTCATGCACTGGAACTCGCTGAGCAACAATTTTTAATTGCACAGCGAGGAGCACGGTACGAAAGTGCGGATGTTCGATTCGAGATTACGAAGGAACTCGGCGAAGTTTTAATGCTTCGCGGGAAGTACGACTCGGCTGAGAAAATTCTGAAGATCGCTGCGCGACTGGCGAGCGGTGCGGAGGCGGAAGCTGAAGTCCGCGAAAAACGTGGTGAACTTCGTCGGAAACGCGGAGACATGGAAGGAGCAATCCTCGAATTCGAATCTGCACTTCGCTTGCTCGGTCGAAAGATTCCCAACAGCAAACTCTCTTTGTTTCTGATGCTGGCCTTTGAGATCGTGATACAGATTCTGCATACGATGTTGCCAGCTTCACTATATCGCGGACGACGTCCACCGAATCCCCGGGAAGCCCTCGTCCTCCGGCTTTATAGTGGGTTGTCACATACTTATTGGTATTGCCGAAGCCTGACGCTGGCGATGTGGACGCACCTTCGAGGAATGAATCTCGGCGAACGTTATCAACCAAGCCTCGAGTTGGCACAGGCGTATTCAGACCATGCTCCCGCAATGATGCTCACGGGATATTATCCGCGAAGCATTCGATATGTTGAGAGGTCGTTTCAGATTCGGACGAGCCTCGGAGACTTGTGGGGACAGGGACAGTCGCTGCACTATCATGGAGTGGTTCATTATGCCGCGTCACGGTATCGCGAATGTATTGAGAAATGTCAGAAGGCGATCCAGATTCTGGAACGAACAGGTGATTTCTGGCAAGTTCACATTGCCAGATATCAAATCGCTGCCTCTCAGCTTCGATTAGGGGAATACGAAGCTGCGCTCGCAACTTCAAGGTTAAATTATCATTCCGGAATTACACTCGGAGATGAACAAGCTTCGGGGATTATTCTAGACGTTTGGGCACGAGTTGCGTCACATTTAATCCCGGAACATACGCTGCAAGAAGAGATTAATCGTCCTCGATCTGATGTGCAGGGGCGTACACAGGTTTTAATTGCACACGCCGTCAAATTGTTAAACGATCAACAACCGCAGCAGGCAGAAGAGTTACTCCGGTCAGCAGTACAGATCGTTGAAACGGCCGGTGTTCGGAATCCGTATACCGTTCCGGTTTATGCGTGGTTGGGGACTGCTTGTCGAATCAATGCAGAAATGGAAACGTCACTCTCTCCATTTCAGCGCCGAAAATATCTCAAGGAGGCTCATCGTTGGGTTCGTAAAGGGTTGAGGCAGCGATGGAGGTTCCGCAATGATCTTCCGCATCTATATCGCGAACTGGGACTGTTGGCGACTATGCAAGGACGCGCCAGAGTTGCGAAACGTGCGTTTCAAAAGAGTTTAAATGTTGCACAGGCGCAACAAGCTCGAACTGAGTACGCGACGACGTTGGCGGTCTGGTCGCGGATTGCTCGTGAATGGGGATTTTCGATCGAGGACTTTGTGCCGGATCAATCACCACAATCTTATTCTGCGTTGCAGCCGAATTCGTTTCATCGAGGGACGATCCGGCAACGGGCATCGACGACGCTATCTCTGGTGGACAGATTCGAAACCCTGTTGCAGTCAGGGCGTGTGATCATCTCTGCGCTGTCAAAAGAGGCGATCATCAGAGAGGCTCGAACAGCATCGTGCCGACTTCTACGGACGGAGTCAGCCCGGTTGGTGTTGTTTGATGAGAATCAGCAGATCTCAAGCGAAGAAGAAGACATCACCGCCGATTGTCGAAAGCTGATCGAAATCGCGGTTCGAAAGAAGGAAGTCGTCTGTCGACAGCCGGACTTCGAACATCGAGTCGCAGAGACGGATTTCTCTGCACTGTGTGTTCCGATCCAGGTTCGTGGATTCACGGTTGCATGTCTCTATGCAACCCATCGCGGGAGTGAAGTGTTTTTTGGAGCCGATGAAGAACGAATCGCAGAATTCATCGCCACACTCGTCGGTGCGGCGTTCGAGAACGCCGAAGGCTTCGAACAACTGGAACAATTGAATGCGACGCTGGAGCATCGCGTGGCTGAGCGTACCCAGACGGTTCAAGAGCGTGCTCGACAGCTTGCGAAGTCGAACCTCGAACTCGAGCGGGTGGCGACGAAGTTGCGATTGGCGCAAGGGGAGCTTGTCGCTTCGAAAATGGCTGCTGAAGAAGCCAACAAAGCGAAGAGTCGATTCTTGGCAGCGATGAGCCACGAGATTCGAACTCCGATGAATGGCATCATTGGAATGAGCGAGCTGGCACTCTCCACAGATTTGGACAGCCGTCAGCGAACCTATCTTGGAACGGTCCATAAATCAGCCAATTCCCTGTTGGCCATTCTGAACGACATTCTGGACTTCTCAAAAATCGAGTCCGGGAAAATGGATGTCGAATCGATTCCGTTCGACTTGCACGAATCGATTGCCGATGCGGTTCGCCTGTTCGCCGGGGCAGCGACTCGGAAGGGGCTGGATATCTCCTGTCTCGCTTTGGAGGGAGTGCCTGTAAGAGTCATGGGAGATGCGAATCGCTTGAACCAGATTCTCGTCAACTTGATCGGAAACGCACTGAAGTTCACAACCTCTGGTGAAGTTCGAGTGACCGCCGAACGCGCGGAAGATGCAGCAGGAACCGCCCGTGTTCGCTTCTGCGTAGCGGATACTGGAATCGGAATTCCAGAAGAGACACGCGATCGAATTTTCTGTGCGTTCGATCAGGGACAGGCGTCGGTTACGCGACGATTTGGAGGAACAGGCTTGGGGTTGGCCATTTCATCACAGCTGATTTCGCTCATGGGCGGGAAGATCTGGGTCGAAAGTGAAGAGGGTAGCGGAAGCCAGTTCTACTTTGAAATTCCGTTCGAAATGACCGGTGCGGAAGGCTCGCGTTTTGTTGATGGAGACGAACATCTCTCAGTGTTCTATTTCAATCGAGATCGAGAGTTCGTGGGCGAAGTTGCTGCGATCTTTGAAGCTCACGATTTGTCGGTCTCCGTTTGTTCGGATGCCGAAGAAGCACGACTGCTTCTCGCGGGACCGGAGTCCGCTTTTGATCGCATCATCTTTGACTTAATGCTCAATTCGGATCACGAATTTGAGCTGTTGGAAGATGGAATTCGGTCAAGCGTGCTGGACTCCGATCGACTTCTTGTCCTGCTGCCGGCGGGTGCTGTCGATGCTGCCAATCGCCTTGAAGAGTTGGGTGTCACTCAAGTGATTGAGAAACCGGTCACTGAAACAGTGCTCGTGAACATGCTGCGGCAGTCCTTCATCAAGTCAGATTCCGAACACGAAGAGTTCTGTGAAAGTCCGAATACTCCCCCCCAAGAAACAGTTCTGCGAATTCTGGTCACCGACGATAGCGACGTGAATCGCGACGTCGCGGAAGGGTTGTTAGAACTCTTCGGACACGAAGTTGTCACCGCCGCCAGCGGCCACGAAGCATTGGAGCAAATGGGGAATGGCGATTTCGATTTGGTATTGATGGATGTCGAAATGCCCGACATGGACGGGTTGACCGCCACGCGGCTTCAACGCGAATTGGAATCGAACAGCGGAAAACGAATCCCGATTCTCGCGATGACCGCCCACGTGATTGAGTCCGTCAAATCACAGTGCCTCGAAGCGGGGATGGATGGATTCATTTCCAAACCCCTGCAGCCTGATGAGATTCGACAGGTTTTGGCCACCTTCCTCGAAGCTGGCCATGCAGGCGGAAGCCGAGCCTTCAAACTTTAG
- a CDS encoding DUF1559 domain-containing protein has translation MLHRQRSQAAHRVERQGFTLVELLVVIAIIGILVSLLMPAVQRARESARRTSCLNNLKQIGLASHNYLDAHRTFPSGWVEPEPSEDDPDVQTYCDIDISSYFTSPLVIPKGNQTPITIQDWTMGRYWGVHAFLLDFIEQTTLDIDFRLDKTANDPGLPLNSNWEYIQAAIPTYVCPSATYPDKRPGNLGYSSYRGSMGYLNNPDGPVENGIFFRNSGIDDSDITDGMSNTILFGESLFGGFWGDTYSCCARGRDDLPEGRFDTYWEGTPPEAQNCGLTGNVHFFGFGSYHGDLVMMGLADGSTRSLAKNIDDLTFFALCTRNGHEAIGEEF, from the coding sequence ATGCTGCACCGACAACGTTCCCAAGCTGCTCACAGAGTTGAACGACAGGGATTCACTCTGGTGGAACTGCTGGTTGTGATCGCGATTATTGGAATTCTGGTCTCGCTGTTAATGCCAGCTGTCCAGCGAGCTCGCGAGTCAGCACGTCGAACGTCCTGCCTCAATAACCTCAAGCAAATCGGCTTGGCATCGCACAACTACCTCGACGCGCATAGAACGTTTCCTTCCGGATGGGTCGAACCAGAGCCGAGTGAAGATGACCCGGATGTCCAGACCTACTGTGACATCGACATTTCCAGCTACTTCACATCTCCGCTGGTGATTCCTAAAGGCAACCAGACTCCCATTACAATCCAGGATTGGACGATGGGACGATACTGGGGAGTTCATGCGTTCCTGCTCGACTTCATCGAACAAACGACCCTCGATATCGACTTCCGCCTCGACAAAACTGCGAACGATCCCGGTCTGCCTCTGAACAGTAACTGGGAATACATTCAGGCCGCCATTCCAACCTACGTCTGTCCGAGCGCAACTTATCCGGACAAGCGTCCGGGAAACCTCGGTTACTCAAGCTACCGCGGATCAATGGGATACCTCAATAATCCAGATGGCCCAGTTGAGAACGGAATCTTCTTCCGCAACAGCGGTATCGACGACTCGGACATCACCGACGGAATGTCGAACACGATCCTCTTCGGAGAGTCCCTCTTCGGTGGTTTCTGGGGAGACACTTACTCCTGCTGTGCTCGGGGACGAGACGATCTTCCCGAAGGCCGATTCGACACTTACTGGGAAGGAACTCCACCTGAAGCTCAGAACTGCGGCCTCACAGGCAATGTTCACTTCTTCGGATTCGGAAGCTACCACGGAGATCTGGTCATGATGGGGCTCGCAGACGGGTCAACTCGATCGCTCGCCAAGAACATCGATGACCTGACGTTCTTCGCACTCTGCACACGCAACGGACACGAAGCGATCGGCGAAGAGTTTTAG
- the hemB gene encoding porphobilinogen synthase: MFPNVRPRRLRRHPRLRDLVRETLLTPDDFILPLFVRHGENQKIPIASMPGHFQLSVDLLAQEIKEIEELGIPAVILFGIPEHKDATGSDAVSDDGIVQQAVRAIKAVTDNLLVMTDVCFCEFTDHGHCGIVNDKTGLVDVDNDATLRLLAQEAVSHAESGADLVAPSGMMDGMIETIRMGLDDNHFEHIPIMSYAAKYQSAFYGPFRDAAESAPQFGNRASYQMDPANGREAIREVDLDVEEGADILMVKPALSYLDIITRVKEAHAEIPLAAYNVSGEFSMVKAAAAQGWIDERQVALEILTSIKRAGADMIITYFAKDASRWLDE, translated from the coding sequence ATGTTTCCAAACGTCCGTCCGCGCCGCTTACGTCGTCACCCTCGTCTGCGAGATCTTGTCCGAGAAACTCTGCTGACGCCCGATGACTTCATCCTCCCGCTGTTTGTCCGGCATGGTGAGAATCAGAAGATTCCGATTGCCTCAATGCCCGGTCACTTTCAGTTGTCTGTTGATCTGCTGGCACAGGAAATCAAGGAAATCGAAGAGCTGGGAATTCCCGCCGTCATTCTGTTTGGGATTCCTGAACACAAAGACGCCACCGGATCAGATGCTGTCTCTGATGATGGAATCGTTCAGCAAGCTGTGCGGGCCATTAAAGCTGTGACGGACAATCTGCTGGTGATGACAGACGTCTGCTTTTGTGAGTTCACCGACCATGGGCACTGCGGGATCGTGAATGACAAAACAGGACTGGTCGACGTCGATAACGATGCCACTCTTCGTTTGCTCGCTCAGGAAGCTGTCAGCCACGCTGAATCAGGCGCGGATCTCGTCGCTCCGAGTGGAATGATGGATGGGATGATCGAAACGATCCGTATGGGACTCGACGATAACCATTTCGAACACATCCCGATCATGAGTTACGCTGCGAAATACCAGTCGGCGTTCTACGGCCCGTTTCGTGATGCTGCCGAGAGTGCGCCCCAGTTCGGAAATCGTGCCAGCTACCAGATGGACCCCGCCAACGGCCGCGAAGCGATCCGTGAGGTCGATCTCGATGTCGAAGAAGGGGCCGATATTCTGATGGTCAAGCCGGCACTCAGCTATCTCGACATCATCACGCGAGTCAAAGAAGCTCACGCAGAGATCCCACTCGCGGCTTACAACGTGAGCGGAGAGTTCTCGATGGTCAAAGCTGCCGCTGCTCAGGGATGGATTGACGAACGGCAAGTCGCTCTCGAAATCCTCACAAGCATTAAGCGAGCGGGAGCCGACATGATCATCACCTACTTCGCCAAAGACGCCTCCCGCTGGCTCGACGAGTAG